Within Streptomyces antibioticus, the genomic segment GGATCGTGTTCATGGGCGGCGCGGTGGCCACCGGGAACGCCACGCCGGTCGCGGAGTTCAACGTGTGGCACGACCCGGAGGCGGCCGCGATCCTGCTGACCGCCGGGGTGCCGATCACCATGTACGGCCTGGACGTCTTCCAGCGGGTCACGGTCCCCGGCGCGGACGTGCGCCGGCTGCGGGCGAGCGCGGAGCCGGGGGCCCGGCTGGCGGGCGACCTGCTGGCCCACCGCCCGTCCGCCCCCGAGCCGGACGGGGACGATCCGCGGGGCGGTCTCGGGGACGCGGGCGCGGTCTGCGCGGTCGCCGACCCGGCGGGTCTGACGACGGCCGCGCTGCCCGTCGAGGTGTCCCTCGCGCCCGGCCCGGCCCGCGGGCAGACGGTCGTGGACCGCCGCCCCCGCCCCGGCGAGGACGAACTCCACCACGGCACCCGGGACCGCCATCTGGTGGACGTGGCCCTGGAGGTGGACGTCGAGCGGTACGTGAAGCTGTACCTGGCGGTGGTCGAGGGCCGCCGCCCCTGAAACACGTCGACGCCCTCCCCCGCGGGGGAGGGCGTCGGAAGGGCGTTACGCGCGGTTCGCCTTGCGGCGGCGGGTGGCGACGACGATCGCCGCTCCGCCGATCAGCAGCGCCGCGGCGCCACCGGCGATCACCGGGGTGTTGCTGTCGGCGCCGGTCTCGGCCAGGTCACCGCCGCCGCCGTTGGGCGTCGGCGCGGGCGCGTCGCTGGACTCGCTCGGCGTCGGCGTGGCCGGCTGCGACTCCGAGGGGGACCCGGAGGGAGTGTCCGACGGCGTGTCGGACGGCGTGTCCGAGGGGGTCTCGGCGGGCGGCTCCGACGAGGACGGCGCCGAGGGCGACTCGTTGTCGGCCGGCGGGGTCGTCGGCGGCTGCTCGGTGACCGTGCAGTCCTTCGTCCCGCCGTTCCAGGCGGCGATCAGCTTGTCCTTGATGACCGGCCGGTCCGGGCCCTTGGGCAGCTCGCCGTGCTCGAAGCCGTCCTGCGCGTCGAGCTTGCCGTCGAACTTCACGGCGCCCCGGTAGAGGTCGATCTGCGCGAAGCAGCCGGCGTCCGGCACGGAGATGTCGAGGGTCTCGGTCTTCCCGGGCTTCACGGTCACCGAGTCGAAGTCGACGAACACCTGCTCGCCGGAGGTGGCGAAGGTGGCGCCGTGGGCGAGGTAGGAGGCCAGGGACGCGGTGCAGCCGTCGGCGCGGTGCGCGGTGCGGACCGCGATGTGGACCTTGCCGTCCTCACCGGGCTTGAGGTTCTGGTCGTCGACCCGCACGGAGTCGAAGAAGTTCTTGCCGTCGAGCGAGAACTGGCAGCGGTCGGTCGCCGTCTCGGTTCCCGCACCGGTGCCGGGCTTGTAGTGCCCGCCGGACTTCCAGCCGTCCCCGCCCGGGGTGCCGTGGGCGAAGGCGCCGGAGGCGGCGGCGACGGAGGCGGCGCAGAGGGTGAGCGTCGCGGCGCTCGTCCCCAGCAGGCGGCGCACGGTGACACGACTCGCTATGGACATGCGGATCCCATCTTGGCGAATGCCAGGGGTGATTGGTCAGATCACAGGAAACACGGGGCCCAGGATGCACAGGCGCCACGATGTGCGCTCATCGTCGTGTCCTGGACAACCGGCTGTCAACACGCGCCAAACGCCAGGTGGTTCAAGTTTTGCTCACGTTTTCGTCACGTGCGGAACGA encodes:
- a CDS encoding nucleoside hydrolase — protein: MSDDRPVPVIIDCDTGVDDALALLFAVRHPGLDLRAVTCVAGNTDVAGVVRNTLTVLEIAGAGDVPVARGAERPLIEPARSARHVHGEDGMGDIPGLPAPARAAADVDAVTLLRREILASPRPVTLIPTAPLTNIALLLRTHPEVTRNIERIVFMGGAVATGNATPVAEFNVWHDPEAAAILLTAGVPITMYGLDVFQRVTVPGADVRRLRASAEPGARLAGDLLAHRPSAPEPDGDDPRGGLGDAGAVCAVADPAGLTTAALPVEVSLAPGPARGQTVVDRRPRPGEDELHHGTRDRHLVDVALEVDVERYVKLYLAVVEGRRP
- a CDS encoding LAETG motif-containing sortase-dependent surface protein; the encoded protein is MSIASRVTVRRLLGTSAATLTLCAASVAAASGAFAHGTPGGDGWKSGGHYKPGTGAGTETATDRCQFSLDGKNFFDSVRVDDQNLKPGEDGKVHIAVRTAHRADGCTASLASYLAHGATFATSGEQVFVDFDSVTVKPGKTETLDISVPDAGCFAQIDLYRGAVKFDGKLDAQDGFEHGELPKGPDRPVIKDKLIAAWNGGTKDCTVTEQPPTTPPADNESPSAPSSSEPPAETPSDTPSDTPSDTPSGSPSESQPATPTPSESSDAPAPTPNGGGGDLAETGADSNTPVIAGGAAALLIGGAAIVVATRRRKANRA